One part of the Mustela erminea isolate mMusErm1 chromosome 11, mMusErm1.Pri, whole genome shotgun sequence genome encodes these proteins:
- the CBLL1 gene encoding E3 ubiquitin-protein ligase Hakai has translation MDHTDNELQGTNSSGSLGGLDVRRRIPIKLISKQGNKTKTAPRAPRTINRMPAKAPPGDEEGFDYNEEERYDCKGGELFGNQRRFPGHLFWDFQINILGEKDDTPVHFCDKCGLPIKIYGRMIPCKHVFCYDCAILHEKKGDKMCPGCSDPVQRIEQCTRGSLFMCSIVQGCKRTYLSQRDLQAHINHRHMRAGKPVTRASLESVHPPIAPPPAEIPDRFIMPPDKHHMSHIPPKQHIMMPPPPLQHVPHEHYTQPHEDIRAPPAELSMAPPPPRSVSQETFRISTRKHSNLITVPIQDDSNSGAREPPPPAPAPAHHHPEYQGQPVVSHPHHIMPPQQHYAPPPPPPPPISHPMPHPPQAAGTPHLVYSQAPPPPMTSAPPPITPPPGHIIAQMPPYMNHPPPGPPPPQHGGPPVTAPPPHHYNPNSLPQFSEDQGTLSPPFTQPGGMSPGIWPAPRGPPPPPRMQGPPSQTPLPGPHHPDQTRYRPYYQ, from the exons ATAATGAGTTACAAGGCACTAATAGTTCCGGATCGTTGGGTGGTCTTGATGTTCGAAGACGCATTCCTATAAAGCTCATCTCCAAACAAGGGAATAAAACCAAAACCGCACCTCGAGCTCCAAGGACTATAAACAGGATGCCTGCAAAGGCTCCACCTGGGGATGAAG aAGGATTTGATTATAATGAAGAAGAACGGTATGACTGTAAAGGGGGTGAACTGTTTGGAAATCAGAGAAGATTTCCTGGACACCTTTTTTGGGACTTCCAg ATAAACATCTTAGGTGAAAAGGATGATACACCAGTTCATTTCTGTGACAAATGTGGATTGCCTATTAAAATCTATGGGCGAATG ATTCCATGCAAGCATGTTTTTTGCTATGACTGTGctattttacatgaaaaaaaaggagataagatGTGTCCAGG CTGTAGTGATCCTGTGCAGCGAATCGAGCAGTGTACGCGAGGTTCTCTCTTCATGTGTAGCATTGTTCAAGGGTGCAAGAGAACGTACTTGTCTCAGAGGGACTTACAGGCTCATATCAACCACCGCCACATGAGAGCTGGAAAACCTGTTACCCGTGCTTCGCTCGAAAGCGTCCATCCTCCTATTGCCCCACCGCCAGCCGAAATCCCCGATCGCTTTATAATGCCGCCAGACAAGCACCATATGAGCCATATCCCGCCAAAGCAGCACATCATGATGCCACCACCCCCTTTGCAGCACGTGCCGCACGAGCACTATACCCAGCCACACGAGGACATCCGTGCTCCTCCTGCAGAGCTGTCCATGGCTCCACCTCCACCTCGCTCGGTCAGTCAGGAAACCTTTCGTATTTCAACAAGAAAACACAGCAATCTAATAACTGTCCCTATTCAGGATGACTCAAATTCAGGTGCTAGAGAACCACCACCTCCTGCCCCAGCACCTGCTCACCACCATCCTGAATATCAGGGCCAACCAGTGGTATCGCACCCGCATCATATTATGCCTCCACAGCAACATTAcgcaccacccccacctcctccaccaccaATCAGCCATCCAATGCCACATCCTCCCCAGGCTGCAGGTACTCCTCACTTGGTGTATAGCCAAGCTCCACCTCCACCAATGACCTCTGCTCCACCACCAATCACCCCTCCCCCTGGACATATTATTGCCCAGATGCCACCTTATATGAACCATCCTCCTCCAGGACCTCCCCCACCTCAGCATGGTGGTCCGCCTGTAACCGCACCCCCTCCTCACCATTACAATCCTAACTCTTTACCCCAGTTCAGTGAAGATCAAGGAACTCTGAGCCCTCCATTTACACAACCAGGGGGAATGAGTCCTGGTATATGGCCTGCACCGAGAgggccacctcctcctccacgAATGCAGGGTCCGCCTTCTCAAACCCCACTTCCTGGACCACATCATCCAGATCAGACAAGATATAGACCGTATTACCAATGA